The nucleotide sequence GAGTCGTACGGCTCCGAGCAGCTCAGGCGCGCCGCGGGCACCGCGGCCCGCGCGCTGAAGGGCACGGCCAAGGCCGCGTTCGCGCTGCCCGTCGAGTCGGCCGGGGATGTCGCGGCCGTCGCCGAGGGCGCGCTCCTCGGGGCGTACGCCTTCACCACGTACCAGGGCGGCGAGAAGACGGCGAAGGGCGCCGGCAACGGCCCCAAGCAGCCGCTCGCCGACGTCACGGTCCTCGGCGGCAAGCCGCGCGACAAGGCCCACAAGGCGGCGGCTGAGCGCGCGGTCGCGCTGGCGGCGGAGATCAACCGCGCCCGTGACCTGATCAACATGCCGCCGAACGACCTCACCCCCGAGTCCTTCGCCGCCATCGCGACGGCCGCCGGCAAGGAGAACGGCGTCAAGGTCGAGATCCTCGACGAGAAGGCGCTCACCAAGGGCGGCTACGGCGGTCTGCTCGGCGTCGGCCAGGGCTCGGTCAACCCGCCGCGGCTTGTCCGCCTCGCCTACACCCACTCCAAGGCGGACAAGACCCTCGCGCTCGTCGGCAAGGGCATCACCTACGACTCGGGCGGCATCTCGCTCAAGCCGCCGGGCCACAACGAGACGATGAAGTGCGACATGAGCGGCGCCGCCGCCGTGTTCGCCGCCGTCATCACGGCGGCGAGGCTCGGCCTGCGCGTCAACGTGACGGGCTGGCTCGCCCTGGCCGAGAACATGCCGTCGGGCTCCGCCACCCGCCCGGGTGACGTCCTGCGCATGTACAGCGGCAAGACCGTCGAGGTGCTGAACACCGACGCCGAGGGCCGGCTCGTGCTGGCCGACGCGATCACCCGCGCCTCGGAGGAGAACCCGGACGCGATCATCGACGTGGCGACGCTGACCGGTGCGATGGTGCTGGCGCTCGGCAACCGCACCTTCGGCATCATGGCGAACGACGACGCGTTCCGCACCGCCATCCACGACGTGGCGGGCGACGTCGGCGAGGCCGCCTGGCCGATGCCGCTCCCCGCCGACCTGCGCAAGGGCATGGACTCCCCCACCGCCGACATCGCCAACATGGGCGAGCGGATGGGCGGCGGCCTGGTCGCAGGGCTCTTCCTCCAGGAGTTCGTGGGCGAGGGCATCACCTGGGCCCACCTGGACATCGCGGGACCCGCCTTCCACGAGGGCGCGCCGTACGGCTACACCCCCAAGGGCGGCACGGGCTCCGGTATCCGCACGCTGGTCAGGCTCGCCGAGCGGACGGCCGACGGCGACCTCGGCTGACGGCGGCGCCCCGGGCGGGAGCGCCCGGAATAAACCGTTACGGTCCCGGGCTTCAGCAGCTGGGACCGTAACGGTCGGTGCAGGGCAGGATTTCGCCCTGGAAGAAATCCGTACGCCGGTCCGTACGTCAGTACGCAGTGCGGAGCCCGTGTCGCGGACGTCCGTCCGTACCGGACCCCGGCCCCGCGTCCCGTCGCCCGTCGACAAGTGCGAAGATGGGTCTTCGGCAGGACAGGGCCCCCACCACAGGGCCGAACAAAAGCGGCCGAACACCAGCCGCCGCCCGGTCATGGAAGACCGGCGACCGGCGCACATGCATGGAGGACGTGACGTGGCGAACGACGCCAGCACCGTTTTCGACCTAGTGATCCTCGGCGGCGGTAGCGGCGGGTACGCCGCGGCGCTGCGCGGGGCGCAGCTGGGCCTGGACGTCGCCCTGATCGAGAAGGGCAAGGTCGGCGGCACCTGCCTGCACAACGGCTGCATTCCCACCAAGGCCCTGCTGCATGCCGGCGAGATCGCCGACCAGGCACGCGAGTCCGAGCAGTTCGGTGTCAAGGCCACTTTCGAGGGCATCGACATGGCCGCGGTGCACAAGTACAAGGACGAGGTCATCGCCGGCCTCTACAAGGGCCTGCAGGGGCTTGTCGCCTCCCGCAAGGTGCACTACATCGAGGGTGAGGGCCGGCTGTCCTCGCCCACCTCCGTCGATGTCAACGGTCAGCGGATCCAGGGCCGCCATGTCCTGCTCGCGACCGGCTCGGTCCCGAGGTCGCTGCCCGGCCTGGAGATCGACGGCAACCGGATCATCTCCTCGGACCACGCGCTGAAGCTGGACCGCGTCCCGCAGTCCGCGATCATCCTGGGCGGCGGTGTCATCGGCGTCGAGTTCGCCTCGGCGTGGAAGTCCTTCGGTACGGACGTGACGATCGTCGAGGGTCTGAAGCACCTCGCGCCGCTGGAGGACGAGAACAGCTCCAAGCTCCTGGAGCGGGCGTTCCGCAAGCGCGGTATCAAGTTCAACCTCGGCACGTTCTTCGACAAGGCCGAGTACACCCAGGACGGCGTCCGGGTGACCCTGGCCGACGGCAAGACCTTCGAGGCGGAGGTGCTGCTGGTCGCGATCGGCCGCGGCCCCGTCTCGCAGGGCCTCGGTTACGAGGAGCAGGGCGTCGCCATGGACCGCGGCTTCGTCCTCGTCGACGAGTACATGCGGACGAACGTGGAGACGATCTCCGCGGTCGGCGACCTCGTCCCGACCCTCCAGCTCGCGCACGTCGGCTTCGCCGAGGGCATCCTCGTCGCCGAGCGGCTGGCCGGGCTGAACACGGTCCCGATCGACTACGACGGTGTGCCCCGGGTGACGTACTGCCACCCCGAGGTCGCCTCCGTCGGTATCACCGAGGCCAAGGCCAAGGAGATCTACGGCGCCGACAAGGTCGTCGCGCTGAAGTACAACCTCGCGGGCAACGGCCGCAGCAAGATCCTCAAGACCGCGGGCGAGGTCAAGCTCGTCCAGGTCAAGGACGGTGCCGTCGTCGGCGTCCACATGGTCGGTGACCGGATGGGCGAGCAGGTCGGCGAGGCTCAGCTGATCTACAACTGGGAGGCTCTGCCGGCCGAGGTCGCGCAGCTCATCCACGCGCACCCGACCCAGAGCGAGGCGCTCGGCGAGGCCCATCTCGCCCTGGCCGGCAAGCCGCTCCACTCCCACGACTGATCTGGTGCCCCTCCCGTCAAGCTTTGCCCTGTCGCGCAAACATTGCCGGTCGGGGCACCAGTCCGAGCGCGACGACCACTACCGCACATTCGTTAGGAGCAACTGAAACCATGGCGGTTTCCGTAACCCTGCCGGCGCTCGGCGAGAGCGTCACCGAGGGCACTGTCACCCGCTGGCTGAAGGCCGAGGGCGAGCGCGTCGAGGCCGACGAGCCACTGCTTGAGGTGTCCACCGACAAGGTCGACACCGAGATCCCCGCCCCCGTCTCCGGCGTGCTGGCGTCCATCAAGGTCGCCGAGGACGAGACGGTGGAGGTCGGCGCCGAGCTGGCCCTCATCGACGACGGTTCCGGCGCGCCCGCCGAGGCGCCCGCACCGGCCGCCGAGCAGGCGCCGGCCCAGGAGGCACCGCAGCAGCAGGCACCGGCGCCGCAGGCCGCGCCCGAGCCGGCCGCGGCAGCGCCGTCCACCGAGTCGCAGGCCCCCGCGCCCGCGCCGACCGCCCAGGCGGCGTCCGGCGGCGGCAGCGCCGAGGGCACCGACGTGGTCCTTCCGGCGCTCGGCGAGAGCGTCACCGAGGGCACCGTCACCCGCTGGCTGAAGGAGGTCGGCGAGTCGGTCGAGGAGGACGAGCCGCTGCTGGAGGTCTCCACCGACAAGGTCGACACCGAGATCCCCGCGCCCACCGCCGGTGTGCTCCTGGAGATCGTGGTCGGCGAGGACGAGACCGCCGAGGTCGGCGCGAAGCTCGCCGTCATCGGTGCTCCGGGCGCCGCGCCCGCCAAGGCCGAGGCCCCCGCGGCCCCGGCTCCGGCCGCCGCCCCGCAGCAGCAGGCACCGGCCCCGACGCCCGCACCGGCGCCCGAGCCCACGCCGGCTCCCGCGCCGCAGCAGCAGGCACCGGCCCCGCAGGCCGCGCCCGCACCGGCTCCCGCGCCGGCACCCGCGCAGCCCGCCCCCGCGCAGGCCGCTCCGAAGCAGCCTGCCGCCACCGCCAGTGACGACGGCGCGTACGTGACGCCGCTGGTCCGTAAGCTCGCCGCCGAGAACGGCGTCGACCTGGCCTCGGTCAAGGGCACCGGCGTCGGTGGCCGGATCCGCAAGCAGGACGTCGTCGCGGCCGCCGAGGCGGCCAAGGCCGCAAAGGCGTCGGCCCCGGCCGCCGCCCCCGCCGCCGCTTCGAAGGCGCCCAAGCTTGAGGCGTCCCCGCTGCGCGGCCAGACCGTCAAGATGACCCGCATGCGCAAGGTCATCGGCGACAACATGATGAAGGCGCTGCACGACCAGGCCCAGCTGACCTCCGTGGTCGAGGTGGACATCACCAAGCTGATGCGGCTGCGCGCGCAGGCGAAGGAGGGCTTCGCGGCCCGCGAGGGCGTCAAGCTCTCCCCGATGCCGTTCTTCGTCAAGGCCGCCGCCCAGGCGCTGAAGGCCCACCCGGTCATCAACGCCCGGATCAACGCCGAAGAGGGCACGATCACCTACTTCGACACCGAGAACATCGGTATCGCTGTGGACTCCGAGCGTGGCCTGATGACGCCGGTCATCAAGGGTGCGGGCGATCTGAACATCGCCGGCATCTCCAAGAAGACCGCCGAGCTGGCCGGCGCCGTGCGCGCCAGCAAGATCACGCCGGACGACCTGGCCGGTGCGACCTTCACCATCTCCAACACCGGTTCGCGCGGCGCGCTGTTCGACACGATCATCGTGCCCCCGAACCAGGCCGCGATCCTGGGCATCGGTGCCACGG is from Streptomyces sp. NBC_00370 and encodes:
- a CDS encoding leucyl aminopeptidase — translated: MTALTLKPDGAATLRTDAVVVGVAKGAKGPTVAPGAEAVDKAFDGKLAAVLQTLGASGAEDEVTKLPAPAGLKAPLVLAVGLGAAPEKGESYGSEQLRRAAGTAARALKGTAKAAFALPVESAGDVAAVAEGALLGAYAFTTYQGGEKTAKGAGNGPKQPLADVTVLGGKPRDKAHKAAAERAVALAAEINRARDLINMPPNDLTPESFAAIATAAGKENGVKVEILDEKALTKGGYGGLLGVGQGSVNPPRLVRLAYTHSKADKTLALVGKGITYDSGGISLKPPGHNETMKCDMSGAAAVFAAVITAARLGLRVNVTGWLALAENMPSGSATRPGDVLRMYSGKTVEVLNTDAEGRLVLADAITRASEENPDAIIDVATLTGAMVLALGNRTFGIMANDDAFRTAIHDVAGDVGEAAWPMPLPADLRKGMDSPTADIANMGERMGGGLVAGLFLQEFVGEGITWAHLDIAGPAFHEGAPYGYTPKGGTGSGIRTLVRLAERTADGDLG
- the lpdA gene encoding dihydrolipoyl dehydrogenase, with protein sequence MANDASTVFDLVILGGGSGGYAAALRGAQLGLDVALIEKGKVGGTCLHNGCIPTKALLHAGEIADQARESEQFGVKATFEGIDMAAVHKYKDEVIAGLYKGLQGLVASRKVHYIEGEGRLSSPTSVDVNGQRIQGRHVLLATGSVPRSLPGLEIDGNRIISSDHALKLDRVPQSAIILGGGVIGVEFASAWKSFGTDVTIVEGLKHLAPLEDENSSKLLERAFRKRGIKFNLGTFFDKAEYTQDGVRVTLADGKTFEAEVLLVAIGRGPVSQGLGYEEQGVAMDRGFVLVDEYMRTNVETISAVGDLVPTLQLAHVGFAEGILVAERLAGLNTVPIDYDGVPRVTYCHPEVASVGITEAKAKEIYGADKVVALKYNLAGNGRSKILKTAGEVKLVQVKDGAVVGVHMVGDRMGEQVGEAQLIYNWEALPAEVAQLIHAHPTQSEALGEAHLALAGKPLHSHD
- the sucB gene encoding 2-oxoglutarate dehydrogenase, E2 component, dihydrolipoamide succinyltransferase, whose amino-acid sequence is MAVSVTLPALGESVTEGTVTRWLKAEGERVEADEPLLEVSTDKVDTEIPAPVSGVLASIKVAEDETVEVGAELALIDDGSGAPAEAPAPAAEQAPAQEAPQQQAPAPQAAPEPAAAAPSTESQAPAPAPTAQAASGGGSAEGTDVVLPALGESVTEGTVTRWLKEVGESVEEDEPLLEVSTDKVDTEIPAPTAGVLLEIVVGEDETAEVGAKLAVIGAPGAAPAKAEAPAAPAPAAAPQQQAPAPTPAPAPEPTPAPAPQQQAPAPQAAPAPAPAPAPAQPAPAQAAPKQPAATASDDGAYVTPLVRKLAAENGVDLASVKGTGVGGRIRKQDVVAAAEAAKAAKASAPAAAPAAASKAPKLEASPLRGQTVKMTRMRKVIGDNMMKALHDQAQLTSVVEVDITKLMRLRAQAKEGFAAREGVKLSPMPFFVKAAAQALKAHPVINARINAEEGTITYFDTENIGIAVDSERGLMTPVIKGAGDLNIAGISKKTAELAGAVRASKITPDDLAGATFTISNTGSRGALFDTIIVPPNQAAILGIGATVRRPVVINHPDLGETIAVRDMTFVALSYDHRLVDGADAARYLTAVKAILEAGEFEVELGL